ACAAAGTTAACCATATAATTCAGTGATGTTCTCTCAACTCACAGTGTATAGGAACACTCCCTCACAGGCTAAAAAGTTTCAAATTTCCCTGATTTCAAGTAATTTTCATGTATGCTTCAAGAATTCCAAATAAATCATGCAATCATATCAAGTCATGGTATCAATGAGTGCAATCACAATTTCAGTCATGGAACCATTCAGTTTTTATAGCACATATCAAGCAATTCTCACAAAGTCATGCTAGTATTGAAAACAGTCAGAGAATCATGGAAATCGGGACACAAGTGCTATATATACTATACtattaaaaagaaactaaaaacaaaGTGCAAAGGACTCCCTCAAGATGTGAATGCTTTGAACCAAGCTCTCTACTTAAATCTTTGATCTCTTTCTCCCTCCATGGGAATTGGACTGTCCTCAGGCCAAATTGCATGATTCACCTGTTAATCTGCCTTACAGTCACTAAAAAACAGGTTAGAGTACAAGAGATAAATGAGAATATCAAAGCATTGAAACAACTCAAACCCTAGTCCATATGAAAATAGATTTCAAGAGCTTTCCAGAGAGTGGTCATTAGTTTAAATCCaataagaaatgaagaagttatgcTCATTTGAATAAAAGAGTGAATTGCTGATAAGGGGGTGGCGCTGAGCGGCCTCTGCATAGCGCTGAGCGGTCGGCATCAGAGTTTGAGGCCGCTGAGCCCTATCAGATGGGCGCTGGGCGCCCTTTGCAGTGTAAAAACTCAAGTAAACTCAAAACCCACAACTCGATCGGTCCAATTTTGAGTTCTACACTTACCGATCATGCCAATTGATTCACTCACATTCATATATCATTTaaaacttgtccaagccctaaaATTTAACAATCAAGCATAATTCATCAAAGATTTACAATCCAAGTCTTCAAAGACAAGTTTCCATGCTTTTTCACAACTTGATAGGCCATAATTTGATATATTCATTTCTAGTACATGCCGCTTAGTCCAAGCACACATAAATACCCTAAGAAACTTGTGCATAGCTTAAAATTGACAATTCAACGCATCTAGCACAACAATCACTTGAGGTTCCATTTAAGGTTCAATTTGCACTATTTTCACAACTCAACACCTCATTTTTAGAACTACTTACATTTTCTTTATGCTAAGCCTCAAAATCATGTATTAACATCATTTAAAACTTGTTCAAGACCTTAGAATACATTATAGTACACAATTCCCTCAAATCACCACTCATGATCAAGAAAAGCACTAATTCAAGCATTCACACATAAAGTGACCTCAAAACTCACCAAGTTCCGAATGAAACTATCCTAACACATACAAATCAACATGAGAATGCAAAATTGAGCTTGTTCAAAGGATTGGAATGAAAATTATCACCTTTTATGCAGTAAATGGCTAGAAGGGACTAGTTTTTCAACTGGAACTTACAACCTCATACCTCATATTTTGCAAAACACTCAAACCATACAAACCACCCATCCATATGCATGCTAAACCATAATTTGGACCTGCTACAAACCTCAAATTCAAGTTTTTCACAAAAATTTTACAGGATCCATATTTCAGTCAgttttcatgcattttcacaAGTCAACCCCTCAAATTCCAAATTAATCACTTTCATTGCTTCCAAAACCTTTAAACACACTCAATATATCTATCAAAATTTGTGAAGCACCTTAAAGCACAAATTTAATCAAAGCTTCACAAAATCACGACCCTAGTTCTAAAAACACATGAAAACACATAAATATAACAAAAGCAATAAAAacactgggttgcctcccaggAAGCGCTCGTTTAACGTCATTAGCTTGACGCAAACACAATCAAGGTGACCATAAACAAGGGTTATAATATAACCCCTTCCTCTTCTTAGGCTGTTTGACTTGGATTTCATCAAATGTTCTACCAAAATCCTTCCAAGCCATCAaaaattctttctttttctttcttttcacggTCCAACTTAGTGCACCTACATTCAAATCACATGTCAAGCTATTTACAtgcatatgaatgaatgcaaattTACAATTCTTTGAAGAAATTGATGCAATATGCTCATCAAACCTATCACCGAACACAAAGCCTATATGCTCAACATTAAGGATTTCATCATTGCATTGGTGATGTGATACACTATCAAAATCTTTAAAGCTTACCTCATCCACTTCATGTTTTACCTTTGGAGGGCTTGAAGGAGTCGGTAAGTGGTGAAGGGTCGGACCcttatcttctttttttgattttttctcttcttcctcactttcttcctcattttctttctcaatttCTTTTGCTTCCACAACAGCCTTACCATATTCAGATATTTGTTGTGCTAGCTGCCCCACTTGATTTTCTAGGTTCTTGATGGAAGCCTCGGTATTCTTTTGGTTAACTATTGAAATCTACATGAATTGTACCAAGGTATCCTCAAGCTTAGCAATCCTATCCTGTTCTGGGGAATAGTATGACGgatatggtggtggtgataCATGTACTTCCTGAAAAGGACAATAACCCACATAGTGAGTGTTAAAACAAATATCACACCACATTACCTGATCTCTTACTGATGGTTGTTGCATTTTTGGAGGTTAGTGACTCAGAAGCTTCTTGTTGCTCTTGTCTCTTTGAGTAGCCGATTGAATGAAAACGAAAGCACAAGCTAACACAAGAGATTAGTAACAACAGCGAAAAttaaactgaaaacaaaaactaTACACTGTATTTACAATCATTCAAGAATGAAAACTATCACAATGCAATTAGTATTGGCACacctccccggcaacggcgccaatttgttgaaagattttttaccactctacgtttgaatctcttaagactcaattgtagtatagtaaagagttttgtcgtatccacagggaggtgtaatacttatgccgttcaatagTTGTCAAGCTTAAATGTTGGTTGCACAATAGTTTGATTGTttgtttaagaacatgaaaGTAAATGAAAACAAGTAAAATAACAGAGAAACAACAGGTATGAGGAATTGTTGGGATGAGATTTCATTGAATGACCTCTGTGCCttctagtgattcaaatacaaCCAAGTCTATGCTTATGACTCATCTACCCTAGTTCAACCCTACATCATCGATGTCTCGTATGAGTGGATAGcaataactctctaatcctgaacattgatgtctcacatgattaagaaagataGTTATCATGAAGCTTAGGtgtttaagtgactaacaaacctaactctatgtctagcaattaggattattaggtgattaactctagttcggactcTAGGCGATATAGCTCTCGCTCTCACGCCGAATCAAGCAtatatgttctaggtgcgcaaactaaaacataacatgaagatcaagagagaaTCACTAACTCATAAACAAAGAACATGATTTATATCAAGGAGAATCAAATAGAAAACATAAGTATCAATCAATTACATCAAAccccaacaaaagagagattagctatccattttcatggataactttacaaatagagaagaaCAATGAGAAGAACCAAAACCGTCGCGATGTCTCGCCGCCGAATCCGATGTCCAAGCAtcttctctagcctcctaagcctcTCTCCATGTTTCTCTTGTGTTTCCCCTCTGTTTGGGTTCTGTTCTGATCCCGTTTTTCCACCAAATTCTTAAAAGAAGCTTTTTGTATTGAAAAATAGCAGTACAGAGCGCTGGGCGGCCTCTTTTGGGCGCTGGGTGGCCAGATTCCTTCAAGGTTGGGTTTCTGGAACCGCCATGGGCGCTGGGCGGCCTATGCAACCCGCTGGGCGCCCAACACATCTTCAAACTCCTTTTTTCTTGCCAAAGCTTGTCATCTTCCTTGAATCTTCAATCCTTCAACACAAATCAAGATGAAAATCAAACTTAAGCACATTCTATTCTAAAGTTCATCTATCAATAAGTTCTAATCAAAAGAAGTAGATTTGGTCAAGATTTATCATGAATTGACAAGGATAAATGCCTAAATTTCTCATCAAAAtaggtaaaattggcacttatcactaatctggctcgggatgCGGTAGTGGTGTCCCtgaccacaaatgtattattttttaccttagaggggatcgaacccagGCCAGAAGCCTAGGCGAAATCCTTTAAGGAAATGTACATTCACCACTTGCGCTTGTACCACTCCTTTCAAAATCAAACACAATATTATAAATGATTTTCTCCTTGCTTATGATCAATTGAAGAGTAATTGAAGAGTAGAGAAAAAGAGAGTTGAGTGGGAACTAGGAAAAAATAAGTTTGTGACCTAGGTATGATGATGGCTAGTGACTACGGCCTACGGTGACGACTTGGCTTGTAAATGATGTATTAgtgcatcatttttttttttgaacgtggaTATTATATTAAATCAAGAAGTCATTGAGGCAGTGACATCAGACGCAATCAAACTAACACAATCCGGGGgaacctcctcaatccaaacgcagttgggataccttgaGGAGTTCTTAGCCAAGTAATCAGCTACAAAGTTACCGGATCTTTTAAGAAAAGACAAACGAAAACTAGAAAAAGATGAAACCAAATCCTTACAATCCTGAATAATAGAAACAAAATAAGAAGCACCAGGCATAGACTTATTCCAAGCTTCAAAAATTTGTAGACAATCAGTTTGTAACTCAATCTCTTGGAAGAAAAGATTTGCAGAAAGTGAAAGACACCATCTAAAAGCAATTGCTTCAGCCACTAAAGGTGATGGAGCATCCACCGGGAACGTCGTCGCTGCCGCCATAACTTCTTGGTTCCGAGCAACACAGCCCAACCCGGACGCACGACCAACCACCCAAGACCCATCAAAGTTCATCTTCACGATGTCAATCTATGGCACCGGACTCATGCGATGAGGAGCTTCTACCACCTGTAGACGTGCCACCAATGTGTCGAGAACGACCTGCATACCATGAAACACTAGCTTGTTGCGTGCTTCCCAAATTACCCACATAAAATTCACACACTTTTCTGCCAAAGCTGGATCATTGAGCTCAAAGACCTGTTGCAATAATTCCTGGACAGTAGAAAAAGAATTCACTCGCAAGCCTCCCATGATCACAAACCACCATCGTACCACCACCATGCACCTCACCATAAGATGGTCAATCGATTCATCTTCCACCTGACAGAAAGGGCACACCTCCTCAATATCAATACCTCTCACCCTCAGTGGTTTCCGGACGGGGAGGATTCCTCTAACCACACGCCACACTACCTTCCATAGAGCCTTCCAAAAACTAATAGGAACCTGTGCACCACTAGAAGAAGAAGTTGTACGGGCCACCTTTTGCTGTCTAATGAAACCATAACCGGATTTAGTGTCATAGAGCCCATCCGTGGCAAAAGGCCAAAACATTTCATCATCCTTAGCTACCATGGACAAAGGGATTTGTAGTATAGCTTTTAGTGCatcaataaaaattgacaaACTGCCTTTTAAATTAGTGTGATAGAGTAGAGAAAATGAACTAGGGTTAGAGAGGATAGTTTAGTCATTTCGTTCATTCAATTACATTCATCTAATATTTTAACATTATATCAAAGGTAAAAATATCATCTTGCACATATAGCTAGCTCATGCAACATAGGCTCACGGATccataatttttaatatatgtaaatttaattatcaattgtatttttttcatatctttCATCTctattcttttctctttttggtATAGGTGGTTAAGGAGTGTGTATAGTTACTCAATTTTCAATATTAATACTTAaagtaatataattttaaatatacttattgaaagaaaaaaatcatgaaaaaacCCGAAAACCTACTAGAGTTGTTAAATATTGCCATCACTATAACTTATGCTAAGATCTTTAATTGATCTAATATTTAAAGCCACCATAGTCAAACCTATAAATgatgtaacttttttttttataagcaatttggaattatattgaagaaaagtacaaggggtacttcaacccaatacaagagaagaagagaaagatgaaagaaagaaagagtagACTAAATGTAACTATAAACAGTTACAAAACAGAGAACCTGCACACTCCACAATCCCACCCAAGTCCATTGGAAAATGATTTTAGAGAggaagcctcattaaaaccttactaggaaaaacccccttgggaaaacctaatAAGGAAAATGATGTAACTAACATCCATATCTTTATTGCAACCAAGAATGATGTGATGATTCCGtcaagaaaacaaaagaaaatgatgTGATGATAATAATAAGATAATGATAGACGGGCCACTAACAAGTTACTCCTACGCAAATATTTTGCACACATCTATCATGAGTGATGAGTGAGAAAGAGGTAGGAGAAAAATagaaataagaaagaaaacatataaaatttaatatgtgatgtaattggaattaaaacaaaaataattggATTTGAAgtagaaaaaaattatagtgTGAATGAGTCCAAGTTTTTCTGAACTCGAGTCCAAGTTGATTACTCCTGTGATATAAAAGATTGAAAGCTATTAAGAGAAACTGAGAAAGGTTTATACATATATCACCGGGGGAAGGGTAGCTCACTTTGTGAGTTATGAgaatgaagggatttgcagggtgaaggtcagggttcgaatcctggcgaAGGAATTAATtttctaacaattaacaactaacatagacctataaaaaaaaacatatatcatTGGCCCCACAAAACATATCACCTCTCATTTTTCCAAAAAGCCGTTATAATTGGTGTTCTAAAATCTAAAATTCGACTTGGTAATAAAGAATTTCATAATCTAATAGTTtgctcatatttaaaattatttgatttttctGAATGTATTTTACGAACACCACATTCTATCGTTGTGTGCTCTCATCATAAGAACGCTACCATATTCTAAAATCTTAACATTGTTATGTAAGAATATGTCATGCTATCAAGATTCTAAAACTCCGATAACATTATTATGTTAAGAgtatatatatagtatgaagAGCGTACTACGTAGCACTAATAACCCAAGCTCcttaagtgtttttttttttcttcaagaaTAC
This is a stretch of genomic DNA from Lotus japonicus ecotype B-129 chromosome 1, LjGifu_v1.2. It encodes these proteins:
- the LOC130710343 gene encoding uncharacterized protein LOC130710343, whose product is MVAKDDEMFWPFATDGLYDTKSGYGFIRQQKVARTTSSSSGAQVPISFWKALWKVVWRVVRGILPVRKPLRVRGIDIEEVCPFCQVEDESIDHLMVRCMVVVRWWFVIMGGLRVNSFSTVQELLQQVFELNDPALAEKCVNFMWVIWEARNKLVFHGMQVVLDTLVARLQVVEAPHRMSPVP